In Paraflavitalea devenefica, the following are encoded in one genomic region:
- a CDS encoding hydrogen peroxide-inducible genes activator: MTFVQLEYVVAVDTCRHFALAASRCFVTQPTLSMQIQKLEEELGVKIFDRSKQPVVPTEAGTEIIEQARKILAEKNVIQEIVQNKKGVLTGELRIGIIPTLAPYLLPLFVQGFSKKYPQVKLIVQEMLTEYVITRLREGRIDVGIVVTPLQEKGIKEHVLFYEELLAYVARKNVAYKKTYVLAQDIDPEKLWLMEEGHCFRSQIVNLCELRKASELSSHFEYEAGSIEALRRMVELNDGITILPELTTLDMDNKRLQLIRHFQKPAPMREVSLVVHRDFVKKRLIEVLKEEIIGAIPEKVRKNKSANVVPI, from the coding sequence ATGACTTTTGTCCAACTGGAATACGTGGTGGCGGTGGATACCTGCCGGCACTTTGCACTGGCGGCCAGCCGGTGTTTTGTTACGCAACCTACGCTGAGTATGCAGATACAGAAGCTGGAAGAGGAATTGGGGGTCAAGATCTTTGACCGCAGCAAGCAGCCGGTAGTGCCTACAGAAGCGGGGACGGAGATTATAGAGCAGGCGCGTAAAATACTGGCCGAAAAGAATGTAATACAGGAGATTGTACAAAATAAGAAGGGAGTGCTGACAGGAGAGCTGCGGATAGGTATTATCCCTACCCTGGCGCCCTACCTGCTACCTTTGTTTGTACAAGGCTTCAGCAAGAAATACCCGCAGGTAAAGCTGATCGTACAGGAGATGCTTACGGAGTATGTTATTACCCGCCTGCGGGAAGGACGTATAGATGTGGGCATTGTGGTAACGCCATTGCAGGAAAAAGGGATTAAGGAGCATGTGCTTTTTTATGAAGAGCTGCTGGCCTATGTGGCACGCAAGAATGTAGCCTATAAGAAGACCTATGTACTGGCGCAGGATATTGATCCCGAAAAGTTGTGGCTGATGGAAGAAGGGCATTGCTTCCGCTCGCAGATCGTGAACCTGTGTGAGCTGCGCAAGGCCAGTGAGCTAAGCAGCCATTTTGAATATGAGGCCGGTAGTATTGAGGCTTTACGCCGCATGGTAGAACTGAATGACGGGATTACCATCCTGCCCGAACTAACGACCCTGGATATGGACAATAAGCGCCTGCAACTGATCCGCCATTTTCAAAAGCCGGCTCCCATGCGCGAGGTGAGCCTGGTGGTGCACCGGGATTTTGTGAAGAAACGCTTGATCGAAGTGCTGAAGGAAGAGATCATTGGGGCTATTCCGGAGAAAGTGAGGAAGAATAAGAGTGCGAATGTAGTACCGATATAG
- a CDS encoding RNA polymerase sigma factor, with product MNLLRKKTDHELIQDFQDGDLYALETLVLRHKDKMYTSILFLVKDKYLAEDIFQDVLIKIIDTIRGGRYTEEGKFLPWAMRIAHNLCVDHFRKVKRTPSIRTSDDRDIFEVINFTEEGADMKMMKKQSHDRVRQMLDLLPEDQREVIILRHYADLSFKEIASLTNCSINTALGRMRYGLINLRKMMMQKKIAL from the coding sequence ATGAATTTACTACGCAAAAAGACCGACCATGAACTCATCCAGGATTTCCAGGATGGAGACCTGTATGCCCTCGAGACCCTTGTTCTGCGTCATAAGGACAAGATGTACACTTCGATTCTTTTCCTGGTAAAAGACAAATATCTGGCTGAAGATATTTTCCAGGATGTTCTCATCAAGATTATCGACACTATTCGTGGAGGCCGTTACACAGAAGAAGGTAAATTTTTACCCTGGGCAATGCGTATTGCTCACAACCTGTGCGTAGATCATTTCCGTAAGGTGAAGCGTACCCCATCGATCCGTACGAGCGATGACCGCGACATTTTTGAAGTGATCAACTTCACTGAAGAAGGCGCCGACATGAAAATGATGAAGAAACAAAGTCATGACCGTGTTCGCCAAATGCTGGATCTTTTACCCGAAGACCAACGCGAAGTAATTATTCTCCGTCATTATGCAGACCTGAGCTTTAAGGAAATCGCATCCCTCACCAACTGCAGCATTAACACTGCTTTGGGAAGAATGCGTTATGGGCTTATCAATCTGCGCAAAATGATGATGCAGAAAAAGATCGCCTTATAA
- a CDS encoding DUF6427 family protein, which produces MTGLFKQKNSGNILVLLIYGLILKFGMLLHPMAPLRQPDDHFLYIWLLDFLAPLHFPPIIYTLIAFFLLYSQAIMFNRICNDHKMMARTNYLAGMSYMLITSLFIEWNHFSAPLLINSLLIWIFHRVSILYNSNKPGAAIFNVGLIMGIVTLMYQPAIVFSLFLLMSLFIMRPLRVREWLIGLLGITTPYYFLAIVLYLSNQWDWKKLQPNISFNLPAMPSSIIVLVSITLLILPFIIGGFFVQNNLTKMLIQVRKSWSLLLVFLIVSMLIIVANGGNNYVNWLLCAVPLTAFHAAAYFYPSGRIFPLVMHWIIFGWAMYIGYWTQ; this is translated from the coding sequence GTGACAGGCCTTTTTAAACAGAAGAACTCCGGCAACATTCTGGTGTTGCTGATTTACGGGCTGATACTTAAATTCGGGATGCTGCTGCACCCCATGGCGCCGCTGAGGCAGCCCGATGATCATTTTCTTTATATATGGCTGCTTGATTTTCTGGCGCCATTGCATTTTCCCCCCATCATTTATACCCTGATCGCTTTCTTCCTGCTGTACAGCCAGGCTATTATGTTCAACCGCATCTGTAATGACCATAAGATGATGGCCAGAACCAATTACCTGGCGGGGATGTCCTATATGCTCATCACTTCCCTGTTTATAGAGTGGAACCACTTCTCGGCTCCTTTGCTGATCAATTCACTGCTCATTTGGATCTTCCATCGTGTGAGCATCCTGTATAACTCCAATAAGCCGGGCGCTGCCATTTTTAATGTGGGGCTTATTATGGGGATCGTTACCCTGATGTACCAGCCGGCCATCGTTTTTTCCCTGTTCTTGTTGATGTCGCTCTTTATTATGCGCCCGTTGCGGGTGCGGGAGTGGCTCATTGGCCTGCTGGGTATTACGACGCCTTATTATTTCCTGGCCATCGTGCTGTACCTGTCCAATCAGTGGGACTGGAAAAAGCTGCAGCCGAATATTTCCTTCAACCTGCCGGCGATGCCCTCTTCCATTATTGTGCTGGTGAGTATCACTTTGCTGATCCTGCCCTTTATTATTGGCGGGTTCTTTGTGCAAAATAACCTTACCAAGATGCTGATCCAGGTGCGTAAGAGCTGGAGCCTCCTGCTGGTATTCCTGATCGTGTCTATGCTTATTATAGTGGCCAATGGTGGTAATAATTACGTGAACTGGCTCCTGTGTGCTGTACCGCTTACTGCCTTTCATGCGGCGGCTTATTTTTATCCCTCCGGACGTATTTTCCCCCTGGTGATGCACTGGATCATTTTTGGATGGGCCATGTATATCGGGTATTGGACGCAATAG
- a CDS encoding alpha/beta hydrolase, with translation MPVFIWYILLGIVILTAVAWLLQDRFIFKPERLPADFKFQYDVPFRELFFDVAPGVRINGLHFFRNNPQGLILYFHGNTRSIKGWAKYTRDFYRYDYDVVIVDYRGFGKSTGKRSEKEMLADMQFVYNTLLQTCPEHHIIVYGRSIGSGFACKIASDNKPRYLILDSPYYNFRKVVTRFLPILPVRYVLRYHLRTDKWIRYVNCHTYIIHGTRDWLIPIRHSENLQAINPSKITLIRIHGGMHNNLPSFPEYHNFIRDILKY, from the coding sequence TTGCCGGTTTTCATTTGGTATATACTCTTAGGGATAGTTATACTCACTGCTGTAGCCTGGCTATTGCAGGACCGGTTCATCTTTAAGCCCGAACGCCTGCCGGCGGATTTCAAATTCCAGTACGATGTCCCTTTCCGTGAGCTCTTTTTCGATGTAGCGCCCGGCGTACGCATCAATGGCCTGCATTTCTTCCGCAACAATCCGCAGGGCCTCATCCTTTACTTTCATGGCAATACCCGCAGCATCAAAGGCTGGGCTAAATATACCCGTGATTTCTACCGTTATGATTATGATGTGGTCATCGTAGACTACCGCGGCTTTGGTAAAAGCACCGGCAAGCGGAGTGAGAAGGAAATGCTGGCAGATATGCAGTTTGTGTACAATACTTTATTGCAAACCTGTCCTGAGCACCATATCATCGTATATGGCAGAAGCATCGGCAGCGGGTTTGCCTGCAAGATCGCTTCCGACAACAAACCCCGTTACCTCATCCTCGATTCGCCATACTATAATTTCCGTAAAGTAGTTACCCGTTTCCTCCCCATCCTGCCGGTACGGTATGTATTGCGCTATCACCTGCGTACCGATAAATGGATACGTTATGTGAACTGCCATACCTACATCATCCATGGCACCAGGGACTGGCTGATACCCATCCGCCACAGCGAAAACCTGCAGGCCATCAATCCTTCCAAAATCACCCTCATCCGCATTCATGGCGGAATGCATAATAACTTACCTTCGTTCCCCGAATACCATAATTTCATCCGGGATATCCTGAAGTATTAG
- the purQ gene encoding phosphoribosylformylglycinamidine synthase subunit PurQ — translation MKFGVVVFPGSNCDRDMQDALQNDLNQEVIMLWHKDKDLSMFSTEDCIVLPGGFSYGDYLRCGAIARFSPMMQSVIDFANKGGKVLGVCNGFQVLCEAHLLPGVLLRNANQQFISKNIYIKGAGSPDKALKIPIAHGEGRYYAEAAVLDALEANDQVIYKYCDETGAVIPSANPNGAIRNIAGICNANRNVFGMMPHPERACSDALGNIDGRIIMNSLLIHSKSGATRPAAAVANF, via the coding sequence ATGAAGTTTGGAGTAGTTGTTTTCCCCGGCTCAAATTGTGACCGTGATATGCAGGATGCCCTGCAAAATGATCTGAATCAGGAAGTTATAATGTTGTGGCATAAAGATAAGGACCTCAGCATGTTCTCTACTGAAGATTGTATCGTGTTGCCCGGCGGCTTCTCCTATGGGGATTATCTGCGTTGCGGCGCTATTGCCCGCTTCAGCCCGATGATGCAGAGTGTGATTGATTTCGCCAATAAAGGCGGTAAGGTATTGGGGGTTTGCAACGGCTTCCAGGTACTGTGCGAAGCGCATTTATTGCCAGGCGTGTTGTTAAGGAATGCCAACCAGCAGTTTATTAGTAAGAATATCTATATCAAAGGCGCAGGATCGCCCGATAAGGCGCTGAAGATCCCTATTGCACACGGCGAAGGCCGCTATTATGCCGAGGCTGCTGTGCTGGATGCCCTGGAAGCCAATGACCAGGTGATCTACAAGTATTGCGATGAAACCGGTGCTGTTATTCCTTCTGCTAATCCCAATGGTGCCATTCGTAATATAGCCGGAATTTGCAATGCAAACAGGAATGTTTTTGGCATGATGCCTCACCCGGAAAGAGCTTGCAGCGATGCGCTGGGCAATATTGATGGCCGAATTATAATGAATTCATTATTAATACATTCCAAATCGGGTGCTACCCGTCCCGCAGCAGCCGTGGCTAATTTTTAA
- a CDS encoding alpha/beta hydrolase, giving the protein MKKKIIRWVSIIVMIYCIIGIGIFYGQDKILFHPEPLDRNYNYNFHTPYKEVNIPYATGVNMSVVQFTTSDSMPKGVVLYFHGNRQNIGRYAPFAPAFTKQGYEVWMIDYPGYGKSTGPFTEQRLYDWALTFYKLARARFKPDSIVLYGKSMGTGIATQLAAIRDCKHLVLETPYYSFPSITGMYFPIYPVERIIRFKIPTWQYMQQVTAPVTIFHGTDDGVIRYSNAQRLLPYLKPGDQFITIEGGSHNNLSEYPVYQQKLDSLLR; this is encoded by the coding sequence ATGAAGAAGAAAATCATTCGCTGGGTAAGTATCATCGTCATGATCTATTGTATCATCGGCATCGGTATCTTTTACGGGCAGGATAAGATCCTCTTCCATCCCGAACCGCTGGACAGGAATTACAACTATAATTTTCACACACCTTACAAAGAAGTAAACATTCCCTATGCCACCGGGGTAAACATGAGCGTGGTGCAGTTCACTACCAGCGATTCCATGCCCAAAGGAGTGGTATTGTATTTTCATGGCAACCGGCAGAACATAGGCCGTTACGCGCCCTTTGCCCCGGCCTTTACCAAACAGGGATATGAAGTATGGATGATTGATTATCCCGGTTATGGTAAAAGTACTGGTCCTTTTACAGAACAACGCCTGTACGACTGGGCCCTTACTTTTTACAAGCTGGCCAGGGCCCGCTTTAAGCCCGACAGCATTGTATTATACGGTAAATCCATGGGTACCGGCATTGCCACGCAACTGGCAGCCATCCGCGACTGTAAGCACCTGGTACTGGAAACACCCTACTATAGCTTTCCTTCCATTACCGGCATGTATTTTCCCATCTACCCGGTTGAAAGGATAATCCGTTTCAAAATACCCACCTGGCAGTACATGCAACAGGTAACGGCGCCGGTGACCATCTTTCACGGAACGGATGATGGCGTTATCCGTTACAGCAATGCACAGCGGTTACTGCCTTACCTGAAACCCGGCGATCAGTTCATAACCATTGAAGGGGGAAGTCATAACAATCTTTCTGAATACCCGGTCTACCAACAGAAATTAGACTCCTTATTGAGATAG
- a CDS encoding S66 peptidase family protein, producing MVKAPSYLAPGDTIGIVCPAGYMVAAKAQTCIDTLQQWGYQVKVGKTLGSDSTTYFSGTDEERLRDFQEMLDDDMVKAILCGRGGYGMGRIIDSVDFSKFKKNPKWIIGFSDITVLHAHLYSNYKIASLHAPMAAAFNEDGFNNEYVQSLRQALEGRTARYHCGVHEFNHKGEAIGELVGGNLSLLAHLVGTPSDMKTKGRILFLEDIGEYLYNIDRMLYQLKRAGKLDKLAGLIIGGFTDNKDTERPFGNTAYEIIHNCVKEYDYPVCFNFPVSHEKENYALKVGVGYKLKVGKSKVILEE from the coding sequence ATGGTAAAAGCACCTTCCTATCTGGCGCCTGGCGACACTATTGGAATAGTATGTCCTGCAGGCTACATGGTGGCAGCAAAAGCGCAGACCTGTATTGATACCTTACAGCAATGGGGTTACCAGGTTAAAGTAGGAAAGACCCTGGGCAGTGATTCCACTACTTATTTTTCCGGAACGGATGAAGAGCGCCTGCGCGATTTCCAGGAAATGCTGGATGATGATATGGTGAAAGCCATCTTGTGCGGACGCGGCGGGTATGGTATGGGGCGGATCATTGACAGCGTGGATTTCAGCAAGTTTAAAAAGAACCCCAAGTGGATCATCGGCTTTAGTGATATTACCGTACTGCACGCACACCTGTACTCCAATTATAAGATCGCCTCCCTGCATGCCCCGATGGCGGCAGCCTTCAATGAGGATGGGTTTAATAATGAATATGTACAATCGCTTAGGCAGGCGCTGGAAGGAAGAACGGCCCGGTATCATTGCGGGGTGCATGAGTTTAACCACAAAGGAGAAGCCATCGGGGAACTGGTAGGCGGTAACTTATCCCTGTTGGCCCACCTGGTCGGAACACCTTCTGATATGAAGACCAAGGGCAGGATATTGTTCCTGGAGGATATAGGCGAATACCTGTACAATATCGACCGTATGTTGTACCAGTTGAAGCGGGCCGGAAAACTGGACAAACTGGCTGGTCTTATTATCGGTGGATTCACCGATAATAAGGATACCGAACGGCCTTTTGGTAACACAGCTTATGAGATCATCCATAATTGCGTAAAAGAATACGATTATCCCGTCTGTTTTAATTTCCCCGTAAGTCATGAAAAAGAAAATTACGCTTTGAAAGTGGGGGTAGGGTATAAGCTGAAAGTGGGTAAAAGCAAAGTCATATTGGAAGAGTAG
- a CDS encoding Uma2 family endonuclease yields the protein METKALLTKDNKRKYTAAEYLAMEIDSDIRHEFYQGEILEKL from the coding sequence ATGGAAACAAAGGCCCTACTTACCAAAGACAACAAGAGAAAATACACTGCCGCAGAATACCTGGCAATGGAGATTGATAGCGATATCCGGCATGAATTTTACCAGGGAGAGATATTAGAAAAGCTATGA
- a CDS encoding protein-disulfide reductase DsbD family protein, whose translation MKQFITCVFALFLSITSLNLVAQDSTTSPVQWQFNASKKSANEYILSFKAVISPGWRLFSTTAKDDELNTRIVFDSATAANVTVNSITENGKLQQLKEPVLDNMEIKFFEQEVALQATVTAKEGFKKIRGTVTYMTMKGDNIPGPVEAPFLYVIDAGGNISTQTGGLLESAEAAQALKRTAIDLNSPVNDCGGTGIEDDRSKSLMGIFILGFLGGLIGLLTPCVFPMIPLTVSFFTKQSPTRQKGIFNAVMYGVFILLIYIVLSIPFHFLDSSNPEILNTISTNVWLNIFFFVIFVVFALSFFGLFEITMPGALANKAGSKSGTGGLGGIFFMALTLALVSFSCTGPILGSLLAGSLSTNGGAMQLSMGMAGFGLALALPFTVFALFPSLLHSLPRSGGWLTSVKIVLGFLELALAVKFLSNADLVEHWGILKREVFFGIWILIGILLVLYLFGILRFKHEGPVKLTKVRVALAVVFLAFTIYLVPGLTKTKHANRALISGFPPPLTYSIYGKDAFKGVEAQVINDYEKGLQLAKAQGKPLLIDFTGWACVNCRKMEENVWPVPEIKEIIEKDYVLVSLYVDDRAKLPADQQFVYSLPDGSKKNIRTVGDVYATLQSQNFTSVSQPLYVLVTPEEKLLTRPVGYTPNEKEYKAWLECGLEAFKKGGKDAAVIIK comes from the coding sequence ATGAAGCAATTTATTACCTGTGTATTTGCGCTGTTTCTTTCTATTACATCCCTGAATCTTGTAGCCCAGGACTCAACAACTTCCCCTGTTCAATGGCAGTTCAATGCTTCCAAGAAGTCGGCGAATGAATATATATTGTCTTTTAAGGCAGTTATAAGTCCTGGGTGGAGGCTCTTTTCTACTACAGCCAAAGACGATGAACTGAATACACGTATTGTTTTTGACAGTGCTACGGCGGCTAATGTAACTGTCAATTCCATTACAGAAAATGGAAAACTGCAGCAACTGAAGGAACCTGTGCTGGATAATATGGAGATTAAGTTCTTTGAGCAGGAGGTAGCATTACAGGCTACTGTTACTGCAAAAGAAGGTTTTAAAAAGATAAGGGGAACTGTTACCTATATGACTATGAAAGGCGACAACATCCCCGGTCCCGTAGAAGCACCATTCCTGTATGTAATAGATGCTGGCGGTAATATCAGTACGCAGACCGGTGGCTTACTGGAATCTGCCGAAGCTGCACAGGCTTTAAAGCGAACAGCTATTGATTTGAATAGTCCTGTGAATGACTGTGGAGGTACAGGCATTGAAGACGATCGTTCAAAAAGTCTCATGGGTATCTTTATACTTGGTTTCCTGGGTGGTTTGATTGGGTTGCTGACGCCTTGCGTGTTTCCCATGATACCGCTTACGGTTTCATTTTTTACCAAACAATCTCCTACCCGTCAGAAAGGTATTTTTAATGCCGTCATGTATGGCGTTTTTATATTGTTGATCTATATAGTCTTGAGTATTCCTTTTCATTTCCTCGATTCCAGCAATCCGGAAATATTGAATACTATTTCAACCAACGTATGGCTCAACATTTTCTTCTTTGTCATATTTGTGGTATTTGCACTGTCCTTCTTTGGCTTGTTTGAGATCACCATGCCTGGTGCATTGGCCAATAAAGCAGGTTCAAAATCTGGTACAGGCGGCCTGGGCGGCATATTCTTTATGGCCCTCACGCTGGCTTTGGTATCGTTCTCCTGTACTGGTCCTATACTTGGGTCACTCCTGGCCGGTTCCCTGTCCACTAATGGAGGTGCCATGCAATTAAGCATGGGCATGGCCGGCTTTGGACTGGCGCTGGCTTTACCTTTTACTGTATTTGCTTTGTTCCCCAGTTTATTACATTCCTTGCCACGTTCCGGTGGATGGCTTACATCCGTAAAGATCGTATTAGGATTCCTGGAGCTGGCTTTGGCGGTAAAGTTCCTGTCTAATGCCGACCTGGTAGAACATTGGGGCATCCTGAAAAGGGAAGTATTCTTTGGTATATGGATTCTAATAGGCATCCTGCTGGTATTGTACCTGTTTGGTATCCTGCGGTTCAAACATGAGGGGCCTGTAAAACTTACCAAAGTGCGGGTTGCACTGGCAGTGGTATTCCTGGCCTTTACGATTTACCTGGTACCCGGATTAACGAAAACAAAACATGCCAACCGGGCGCTGATCAGTGGCTTCCCTCCGCCACTCACTTATAGTATTTATGGAAAGGATGCTTTTAAAGGAGTGGAAGCGCAGGTGATCAATGATTATGAAAAAGGATTGCAACTGGCAAAAGCACAAGGTAAACCGTTGCTGATTGACTTTACAGGGTGGGCCTGTGTTAACTGCCGTAAGATGGAGGAAAATGTATGGCCTGTACCGGAGATAAAAGAGATTATTGAGAAGGATTATGTGTTGGTTTCCTTGTATGTGGATGACCGTGCCAAACTGCCGGCTGATCAACAGTTCGTTTATTCGCTTCCGGATGGATCTAAGAAAAATATCAGGACAGTAGGGGATGTATATGCAACATTGCAGAGTCAGAATTTCACCAGCGTATCCCAGCCATTGTATGTGCTGGTCACCCCTGAGGAGAAATTACTGACAAGGCCGGTAGGATATACACCCAATGAAAAAGAATATAAAGCGTGGCTGGAATGCGGATTGGAAGCATTTAAGAAGGGAGGCAAGGACGCTGCTGTTATCATCAAATAG
- a CDS encoding protein-disulfide reductase DsbD domain-containing protein produces MKKYFLLTLAVIGFAGASLAQEKPVSWNFSAKKIADKTYEVYITANITGDWHLYSQNVGVDGPVPTSFSFTKNPLLTLDGKPKEVGKLIKKKEDVWDGVVNYYEKSVSFVQVVKVKGTAKTNLAGKVEFMVCNDEKCLPPAEVDFNVNIGG; encoded by the coding sequence ATGAAGAAATACTTTCTACTCACTTTGGCTGTTATCGGTTTTGCGGGTGCATCCCTGGCCCAGGAAAAACCGGTTAGCTGGAATTTCAGTGCTAAGAAGATCGCAGACAAAACCTATGAAGTATATATCACCGCTAATATTACTGGTGATTGGCATTTGTATTCACAAAACGTGGGCGTAGATGGCCCGGTACCCACCTCTTTTTCTTTTACCAAGAATCCCCTGCTTACCCTCGATGGTAAGCCCAAAGAAGTAGGTAAGCTGATCAAGAAAAAAGAAGACGTATGGGATGGTGTGGTGAACTATTATGAAAAGAGTGTAAGCTTTGTACAGGTGGTGAAAGTGAAAGGTACTGCCAAGACCAACCTGGCCGGTAAAGTGGAGTTCATGGTATGTAATGACGAGAAATGTTTACCTCCTGCAGAGGTTGACTTTAATGTGAACATCGGCGGATAG
- a CDS encoding KUP/HAK/KT family potassium transporter, producing the protein MGKLDKVTAATLLIALGIIYGDIGTSPLYVLNAIIRDRVIDDTLILGSLSCIIWTLTLQTTIKYVILTLKADNRGEGGIFSLYALVRRQKKWLVIPAMIGGAALLADGMITPPISVTSSIEGLRNIETLGVIPDNTIVYIVLGIITALFFLQQFGTASIGKLFGPIMFCWFLMLAALGATHLFDDMHIFRAFSPHYAIELLTTYDDGRGFWILGAVFLCTTGAEALYSDLGHCGRANIRYSWIFVKTCLILNYIGQGAYLLSSYRGKTITEEMINTGFNPFYAIMPQWFLIPGIIIATAAAIIASQALISGSFTLISEAMRLNLWPKMRINYPTEEKGQLYVPGINTILFLGCCGIVLYFQKSTSMEAAYGLAITICMIATTILFANFLVSRRAQPALIYLFLIVYLSIELSFLFANLEKFPHGGFVTLIVGGALFAVMYIWFRSRKIKNRYVEFVRLEHYIPQIQELSNDKTVPKYATHLVYLTSANNPKEIEHKIIYSILNKKPKRADIYWFVHVDTLDDPYTCEYKVDHIIPNDIIRVEFRLGFRMEPRINLMFRKVVADLVANKEVNITSRYESLERNNVVGDFQFVVMEKFLSQDNELPIFERFIMKLHFWIKEWSLSEERGFGLDVSNVTVEKFPLIVAPVENPGLRRIYSPEEQL; encoded by the coding sequence GTGGGCAAATTAGATAAAGTAACCGCTGCCACCTTACTCATTGCGTTAGGGATCATCTACGGAGATATTGGCACCTCCCCTCTTTATGTATTGAATGCCATCATCCGCGACCGGGTGATTGATGATACATTAATACTTGGGTCCCTTTCCTGTATTATCTGGACACTTACGCTGCAAACGACCATTAAGTATGTAATCCTGACCTTAAAAGCAGATAACCGGGGGGAAGGAGGTATCTTTTCCCTGTATGCCCTGGTACGCCGGCAGAAAAAATGGCTTGTTATTCCTGCCATGATCGGGGGCGCAGCACTCCTGGCCGACGGGATGATCACACCGCCCATTTCCGTCACCTCTTCCATTGAAGGTTTGCGGAACATTGAAACGCTGGGCGTAATACCGGATAATACCATCGTTTATATTGTATTGGGTATCATCACAGCCCTTTTCTTCCTCCAGCAATTTGGCACCGCCTCTATCGGCAAACTGTTCGGCCCGATCATGTTTTGCTGGTTCCTCATGCTGGCTGCTTTAGGAGCTACCCACCTGTTTGACGACATGCATATCTTCCGGGCTTTTAGTCCGCATTATGCCATTGAACTGCTCACTACCTATGATGATGGAAGAGGGTTCTGGATACTGGGAGCGGTATTCCTGTGTACTACCGGGGCAGAGGCGTTGTACTCCGACCTGGGGCACTGCGGCCGGGCCAACATCCGCTACTCCTGGATCTTCGTTAAAACCTGCCTGATCCTGAATTATATTGGGCAGGGCGCTTATTTATTATCCTCCTACAGAGGTAAGACGATCACTGAGGAAATGATCAATACCGGCTTCAATCCTTTCTATGCCATCATGCCTCAATGGTTCCTGATACCCGGTATCATCATCGCCACGGCCGCTGCCATCATTGCCAGTCAGGCCCTCATCAGCGGCTCCTTCACCCTCATCAGTGAAGCCATGCGCCTCAACCTCTGGCCCAAAATGCGTATTAACTATCCTACAGAGGAAAAAGGGCAATTATACGTTCCGGGCATCAATACCATCCTGTTCCTGGGCTGTTGCGGCATCGTATTATACTTTCAAAAGTCAACCAGCATGGAAGCCGCCTATGGCCTGGCCATCACCATTTGTATGATCGCCACTACCATTCTGTTTGCCAACTTTCTGGTCTCCCGGCGGGCACAGCCTGCTCTCATCTACCTGTTCCTGATCGTTTACCTGAGCATAGAACTATCCTTCCTCTTTGCCAACCTGGAGAAATTTCCACACGGAGGTTTTGTGACCCTTATTGTGGGCGGGGCCTTGTTTGCTGTCATGTACATCTGGTTCCGTAGCCGCAAGATCAAGAACCGTTATGTGGAGTTTGTACGCCTGGAACACTATATTCCCCAGATCCAGGAACTGAGCAACGACAAAACCGTTCCCAAATATGCCACGCACCTGGTATACCTTACCAGCGCCAACAACCCCAAGGAAATTGAACATAAGATCATCTATTCCATCCTGAATAAAAAGCCCAAACGGGCCGACATCTACTGGTTTGTACACGTAGATACCCTCGATGATCCCTATACCTGCGAATACAAGGTAGACCATATTATTCCCAATGATATCATCCGCGTGGAGTTCAGGCTGGGCTTCCGGATGGAGCCCCGCATCAACCTCATGTTCCGCAAAGTAGTAGCCGACCTGGTGGCCAATAAGGAAGTAAATATTACCAGCCGCTATGAAAGCCTGGAAAGGAACAATGTAGTAGGTGACTTCCAATTTGTGGTCATGGAAAAATTCCTGAGCCAGGATAATGAACTGCCCATCTTTGAGCGCTTTATCATGAAACTGCATTTCTGGATCAAGGAATGGAGTCTGTCGGAAGAACGTGGCTTTGGATTGGATGTATCGAATGTGACTGTTGAGAAATTCCCGCTCATCGTGGCGCCCGTTGAAAACCCCGGCCTCAGAAGAATATACTCGCCGGAAGAACAACTATAG